A portion of the Armatimonadota bacterium genome contains these proteins:
- a CDS encoding rod shape-determining protein, with translation MFRLIPELGIDLGTANLLVYEKGRGIVLREPSVVAMARPSNKVLAVGEEARLMLGRTPGNIVATRPMIDGVIADYTITLEMLSYIFKKVVGKRSLFKPHVLVCVPSGITGVERRAVQLAAKEAGAREVNLIEEPMAAAIGAGLPIHMPGGNMVVDIGGGTTDIAVISLGGMVLSRSLRIGGNKMDEAIGRYIRSAYNLMVGERTAEEIKLKIGSAYRLEPELEMEIRGRDLVAGLPRTVKINSPEIREALSEPVNHIVEKLKSALEETPPELASDIIERGIVLTGGGALLRGLDRLLQEATDIPVRVADDPLSCVALGTGRALDEMPAIAEAGR, from the coding sequence ATGTTTCGCCTAATCCCTGAACTAGGCATCGACCTGGGCACGGCCAATCTTTTGGTCTATGAAAAGGGGCGCGGCATCGTCCTGCGAGAACCCAGCGTCGTTGCGATGGCTCGCCCCTCGAACAAAGTGCTGGCGGTGGGAGAAGAAGCCAGGCTGATGCTGGGCCGCACGCCTGGCAACATCGTCGCAACCCGCCCCATGATCGACGGCGTCATCGCGGATTACACCATTACGCTCGAGATGCTTTCCTACATTTTCAAGAAAGTCGTGGGCAAACGATCCCTCTTCAAGCCACACGTGCTCGTGTGCGTGCCTTCGGGCATTACGGGCGTCGAGCGACGAGCCGTTCAATTGGCCGCCAAAGAAGCCGGGGCGCGAGAGGTCAACTTGATCGAGGAGCCAATGGCCGCCGCGATCGGCGCCGGATTGCCCATCCATATGCCGGGCGGCAACATGGTCGTCGATATCGGCGGCGGTACGACCGACATCGCAGTCATATCTCTCGGCGGCATGGTGCTGAGCCGTAGCCTACGTATCGGCGGAAACAAGATGGACGAGGCCATCGGCCGCTATATTCGATCTGCCTACAATCTAATGGTGGGCGAGCGAACGGCAGAGGAGATCAAACTCAAGATCGGCTCGGCCTACCGCTTGGAGCCCGAACTCGAGATGGAGATTCGAGGCCGCGACTTGGTCGCTGGACTACCGCGAACAGTAAAAATCAACTCGCCCGAGATCCGGGAAGCCTTGAGCGAACCTGTGAACCATATCGTTGAGAAACTCAAATCGGCACTAGAAGAGACGCCGCCCGAACTGGCATCAGACATCATCGAAAGGGGAATCGTCCTGACCGGCGGAGGCGCGCTTCTCCGTGGATTGGACCGCCTCTTGCAAGAGGCGACCGATATCCCAGTGCGAGTAGCCGACGACCCGCTCTCCTGCGTTGCGCTCGGCACCGGTCGCGCCCTTGACGAGATGCCGGCCATCGCAGAGGCAGGACGATGA